A window of the Bdellovibrio sp. ZAP7 genome harbors these coding sequences:
- a CDS encoding transposase, with product MKQQSFASLKIPWKHRYCHGGILRKSALGRGARPLSHRDPMHLVFKVNKGAVKGGLRHARNFLLFNRLMKKYSAKFFVKIEQLSVQADHVHLLVRGNKRSNVQSFLRVLAGQFAQRLTDTPNQKNEGAKVWKYRPFSRVIKGFKPYKIVKDYIQLNEREAQGRPYSKTRLRGLSQEQLIELWI from the coding sequence ATGAAACAACAAAGCTTCGCTTCTTTAAAAATTCCCTGGAAGCATCGCTATTGCCACGGTGGGATTCTTCGAAAATCTGCACTTGGTCGCGGTGCGAGACCTCTTTCTCATCGAGATCCTATGCATCTAGTTTTTAAAGTTAATAAGGGAGCAGTTAAAGGTGGGCTCCGTCATGCGCGGAATTTTTTATTATTCAATAGACTGATGAAGAAATACTCCGCCAAATTTTTCGTGAAGATCGAGCAGCTTTCTGTTCAAGCCGATCACGTCCACTTGCTGGTGAGAGGAAATAAACGTTCGAACGTGCAAAGCTTTTTACGAGTGCTGGCTGGCCAGTTCGCACAAAGGTTGACCGATACCCCGAATCAGAAAAATGAAGGGGCAAAAGTGTGGAAGTATCGCCCATTCTCGCGAGTGATTAAGGGGTTTAAGCCGTACAAAATCGTCAAAGACTATATTCAATTGAATGAGCGGGAAGCCCAAGGAAGACCGTATTCAAAGACCAGACTGCGCGGTCTCAGCCAGGAACAGTTGATAGAGTTATGGATATAA
- a CDS encoding trypsin-like serine protease produces the protein MKTFSWAIITSLLWAAPSWAVISNPGNFVDFKGDNICRIMIYDQGTNSICTGSLIRADLVLTANHCVVGPTAKVEVGCGYQGFDPQNIVTVKTGKGNLVVQNVSFIETALGQFASVDTELDQALVKLDRKLSIPPMKIGADAEIDIKRPCLLSGYGINKSGTAGVLLSAWVPLVQIALEAYRFDNVFESTMPDPGYSKPRVDEMAATAIESTMQGVSLLSGDSGGPFLCYNKQGELTQLGISNSIRRDSEMKSGHLYFTVNSFAMKISTLMRTTLGL, from the coding sequence ATGAAGACATTCTCCTGGGCCATCATCACGTCACTCCTTTGGGCTGCGCCAAGCTGGGCCGTCATCTCAAATCCAGGAAACTTCGTTGATTTCAAAGGCGATAACATCTGCCGCATCATGATTTATGATCAAGGCACAAACTCCATCTGCACCGGCTCACTGATTCGCGCTGATCTGGTCTTAACCGCCAACCACTGCGTGGTCGGACCTACTGCAAAAGTCGAAGTGGGCTGCGGGTATCAAGGATTTGATCCGCAAAACATCGTCACGGTAAAAACGGGCAAAGGAAACTTGGTTGTCCAAAATGTTTCTTTTATAGAAACAGCTTTGGGTCAATTCGCCAGCGTCGACACAGAGCTTGATCAAGCTTTGGTTAAACTCGATAGAAAACTTTCTATCCCACCGATGAAAATCGGCGCAGACGCAGAAATCGATATTAAACGCCCTTGCCTGCTTTCTGGATACGGCATCAATAAATCCGGAACGGCGGGAGTGTTGCTCTCAGCATGGGTCCCGCTCGTGCAAATCGCGCTGGAAGCTTATCGCTTTGATAATGTTTTCGAAAGCACCATGCCTGATCCAGGTTACAGCAAACCACGAGTCGATGAAATGGCAGCCACAGCCATTGAGTCCACGATGCAAGGGGTTTCCCTGTTGTCGGGCGATTCCGGCGGCCCTTTTCTTTGCTACAACAAACAGGGCGAGCTGACTCAACTGGGAATCAGCAATTCAATTCGCCGAGACAGCGAAATGAAATCGGGACACCTGTATTTCACAGTGAACTCTTTTGCGATGAAAATCAGCACTCTGATGCGTACGACCCTAGGTCTTTAG
- the lgt gene encoding prolipoprotein diacylglyceryl transferase, giving the protein MVHDFDPFALRISGDFGVRWYGLSYMMGFICAYLLIKWLAQRQRAGLTAQMVGDFITYAAIGTLVGGRLGYVFFYGPDLIWKFKSAFPFWGVLAVNEGGMASHGGMIGIVVACLLYARKYSVNATYLFDLVAVAGPVGVFFGRIANFINGELVGRPCDPSFPLAVKFPQDIEMWPSQEFSRLNDLGNVVDKMGTTREQWLELVGKFHMDQGAREQVYATLHKIILTIQEGNTAVKAAIEPLLTPRYPSQLFAAVGEGLFLFLVLFLLWRKPRKPGFIASTFIVLYACVRIADEHFRMPDAQIGFQWLGLTRGQWLSVAMLAVGFALMFLWSRSGSLKISGWGRGQSIRLNRK; this is encoded by the coding sequence GTGGTTCACGATTTTGATCCCTTTGCGTTAAGAATTTCTGGTGACTTCGGTGTGCGTTGGTATGGCCTCTCTTATATGATGGGCTTCATCTGTGCTTACTTGTTAATCAAATGGTTGGCACAACGCCAACGCGCAGGCCTGACTGCCCAAATGGTAGGCGATTTCATCACATATGCAGCGATCGGCACTTTGGTGGGCGGTCGTTTGGGTTACGTATTCTTTTATGGCCCTGATCTGATCTGGAAATTCAAATCCGCATTCCCTTTCTGGGGAGTGTTGGCTGTGAATGAGGGTGGCATGGCGAGTCATGGCGGCATGATCGGTATCGTGGTTGCTTGCTTGCTTTACGCAAGAAAGTACTCCGTGAATGCGACTTACCTTTTTGACTTGGTAGCGGTTGCGGGACCGGTGGGTGTTTTCTTTGGTCGTATCGCAAACTTCATCAATGGTGAGCTTGTGGGCCGTCCTTGTGATCCTTCATTCCCTTTGGCAGTGAAGTTTCCTCAAGACATCGAAATGTGGCCGTCTCAAGAGTTCAGCCGTTTGAATGATCTTGGCAATGTTGTTGATAAAATGGGAACAACTCGTGAGCAGTGGTTGGAACTTGTGGGGAAATTCCACATGGATCAAGGCGCGCGCGAGCAAGTCTACGCAACTTTGCACAAAATCATTCTAACGATTCAAGAAGGCAACACCGCAGTGAAAGCCGCGATCGAGCCGTTGTTAACTCCACGCTATCCGTCGCAATTGTTTGCAGCGGTGGGTGAGGGCTTGTTCTTGTTCCTGGTTCTTTTCTTGTTATGGAGAAAACCACGTAAACCAGGTTTCATCGCTTCAACATTCATCGTGTTATATGCTTGTGTGCGCATCGCTGATGAACACTTCCGTATGCCTGATGCCCAAATTGGTTTCCAATGGTTGGGTCTGACTCGCGGCCAATGGTTGAGTGTCGCGATGTTGGCGGTGGGCTTCGCGTTGATGTTCTTGTGGAGCAGATCTGGTTCGCTAAAAATCAGCGGCTGGGGACGTGGTCAAAGCATCCGTCTGAACCGCAAATAA